The DNA segment ttttcctttaagtGTTTACTTTAATTGTGAAAGTTAGTTGTATAGTTTGTTTTTCtagggcagtggttctcaaGTGTTTTACGGCAAACCTAATAAGGCGGTGTACTCAATGAAATTAatgcttgtttatttattttaggttTACCGTCTCTGCCATCCATGCCAGGTGAAGTACGACTTCATCGGGCGACTGGAAACGCTGGAGACGGACGCCGAGCATCTTTTGAAGCTTTTGCAAGTGGATCACCTGCTGCGGTTCCCCTCTGGGGCGAGAAACCGAACAGCGGCCAGCTGGGAACGGGACTGGTTTGCCCAAATTCCTGTTTCAATGAGGACAGAGCTGTACGAGCTTTACCGACCAGACTTTGAGCTGTTTGGCTACCCCAAACCTGACAGCGTGCTACACCACCAGTAGGGCCAAGCCCcccctgatgaaaaaaaaaaaaaaaaaagccttccaaGATATGTCTGCAATGCTGTTAGAGCAAATACCTCATGAGACGATAAGTGCCTGCCagtattatttttgtattttcgtCTCAGCTGTCACTTCAAAGCTACTCTTACGCTTCATTTGCCCATGTTAAAGcactttggtgtttttttttataaattatgGGCGGATTAgggtttgattgattgattgattgatagaactttatttatcccacagtggggaaatTTGCTTGTCACACCAGCGTACAAGAAacaagtgccaaatgtaaaaatggataaacaGGATAAGatataagaatttattttgctgGGTAATAAAAATGCGATTGCAAGAATTTAAATTTTAGATACTTTCAACTTGCTGAGGGCAGTGGATTTCATAATGGTGTGTTGTGGCAGAAGTAAGAAACACGTTGGCAACAAGTGAATCCAGACACAAGAGAATAAAGACATTATTAtgcacaaataacataataaaataaacactCTCTTAAATAtacagataaactatatttatcAATGAATAGATTTTCAAGCCCGCCAATTATAATATAcactaaaatatattttgtaataTCGAAAAATGCTGAGAGGAGATTTCTGACAGGGTTCTTGCCCCCCTCCTGGCCTCTCCATCATTTCAAATATGTATAAAATATTTTCTCCCTTTAACCCCGGGAACATTCTGGAGCAGTGTCTACCCTCTAAAACAAAAGTACCACCTGTGCACCCATTTTAACAGATCTTTCCATTCCCTGCCTTTTTTTACCGGGCCAAATTGTTGTGAAATAATGTGCATGGGTCAATGTAAGTTCACAAAGTGAAGAATGAGCGCCTCCACCACTTTCCATAGCACAAAACCGCGCTCTATGACGTTGTCAACTGCCTTGCTGTCTTTTTCCACGTGTTCCAGACGCTTCCTTCAAACCCCGCCCCTTTTACGCTTTATCGCTGCTCCCATTGGCCGTGAGCACCACGTCCTCAAAACGAAAAGCAGTCCCGCCCACTTTTGTTATGACGTCACGCGTAGTTCCAAACACGGAAATGCGTAATTACTGTTGCATTGCCGTTAAGTTGAAAAATGATAGCTGTCTAAAACAGCGACATGTCCGCCTCTTGTGATGTTAAAACCGACGCTTTGAAACGACGCGGACGTGTGGAACCCCGCTCTGGGATTTCAGGGAGGAATTCGACCTTTGGTTTTTGAGTTCGGTCCGTAGCCCCGAGGAGGAGGTGGGTGTCATGGGGGCTTTGGGGCGCCTGCTGTTGTGCCTTCTGATTCTCTCCGGGGAAGTCACAATAACTCAGgtgaatttttatttatgtttacaTTCTTTAATGGGATTGTCATATGTGATGGGGTAAATTATATGgacatcatttgtttgacaTGCTTTGTTCTATTTAGTCCGTCTGGGTTTAGCACCAGTTTTACgccgacagaaaaaaaaaaacccactttgTGCTAGACTGTGTGCTTTGACCATCAAaatatacacagaaacaaagactTGTTTTTTccaaaggataaaaaaaaaaaagttgacaaaATTAGAGATTCAAGTCAAccttttgatgattttttttgggacttttgttttttcctaaggataaaaaaaagttgacaaaATTAGAGGTTCAAGTCAACTTtttgatgatttatttattttttggtcttGTTTCGTAATTTGGCCTTGTTGGCTTCCTGTACTGCTCAATTGTGCAGATGACACTTGTGACCCAGTTGTAGGCAAACATGGGAGGGGTAGATAAACCCTCATGAAGGTGTTTGTCTGGATATCCTGCTAAATACGGAACTCTGAATCTTTTATGGATTAGAAACACTGGAAGACCTGACACCCACCGCCACTCATTGTCCTTTTTATGGCTATCAGGTGGAGGGGGTCAAGGTGGTCACCCGCCCAGAATCCCTTCTGTTTGTCTCCACGCTGGACGGAAATCTGCATGCTGTCTCCAAAAAAACAGGAGACATCAAATGGACTCTAAGAGAAGGTTGGTTCATATAACAGGGAGTTTTCCATTTGATAttatatttgcaattgttttctTATATAAACatgctttttttaattgacagATCCTGTTATACTAGTGCCCATCAACATCACTGAGTGAGTAACACGCACACTCAAGTGAACGCACCAACATTCCCGCTCTcatgttatatatattttttttattttcctcccAGGCCAAGTTTTCTCCCGGACCCCAACGATGGCAGCTTATACATACTCGGTGGCAAGCACAAAGAAGGCCTAATGGTGAGCAATAGAGTGCAAAACTGTGTTCAATTCATAACGTGGTTTCGACGATGTGTTCACCAGAAACTTCCGTTCACCATTCCGGAGCTGGTTCAGTCGGCTCCCTGTAGAAGCTCCGATGGCATCCTCTATACAGGTGAGATGCATTCAAAAtaaatcggaaaaaaaaaataagacaacCTGACAACAATGCCTATATTAATCTGCCAGGCAAAAAGCAGGATGTGTGGTTTGTAGTGGATCCCGAAACGGGAGCCAAACAAACCATTCTGACAACGTCCTCGTCTGATTCCCTGTGTGTCAACACTTCTCTACTCTACATTGGACGTACAGGTAGAACGCGTCGgatttaaatcgcatattcgttCCCCTTAAATAATAGCCGCGTTTTCCTCTCCGCAGAATACGTGGTCACGATGTTCGACACCACAAAGCAGGAGCTGCAATGGAGCATCACGTACAACGACTATTCCGCTCTGCCGTACGACGACGAACAAGACTATCGTAAGTGTTCATCGAGCAGGGGGGTCGCCGGCAACCTTTGATACTGAAACGGTCGGCTTCCAGAGAAACAAAAACAGAAGCCACAAAAAAGTTCATATTTTTACcaatatgtattaaaaaaaaaactaatcgcattaagaaatgaaagatgtgtatatatgtatgttttattaaaaaaaaaaaagtgtcctatGTCTAATAGACATGAAAGATCATCACATGGACCATAATAGTCGGCgtccattttagttttttttttttttttttaaatgtatgtaaTGTATTTTTGTATTGTCTTTCCCTCCAGGAATGGCTCATCTTGTGTCCAGTGGTAATGGCCTTGTGGTTACCGTTGACAGGGAGTCAGGTAAGGATTTCTTTTTGGGAAACGGAGCTCCTGCCTAAGTGAGATCCCAAATTGGTCCTCCCGTCCAGGTGACGTGCTATGGAGTCAAGATTACGGCGCGCCCGTGGTCAGGGTCTACCTGTACTCGGGCGACTCGCTCAGACACACACCCCACCTGTCGCTCGCCGTCGAGACGTTGCGCTTCCTCACCTTCTCCTCCGTCGCCGACGAGCGGACGGCAGTCCACTCCGTTTTGAAATGGCGCTATCAGTTTGTGAAGGAGGAAGCCAACGCACAAACGCTACTTGTGTAAGTTAGTCTGTTTCAAatcacctttttgttttttttgttttagatttTGTCTCTCTAGTTGTCGCAAGTAGCGCTCGCAACAAAGCGAGTGACTTCTCAGTAACGCTTAATGGCCGTTTGTCAAAACAAGCCAGTGGTAATAAATTAAGCAACTTTTTGTGACATTCCTCCGCTTCCAGACTGCATTGAATGTGGCTTGCTCATAGATGTGTTTTAAGAGCGAGTCAGACGAGAAAAGATCGGCTTGGCTGTTTAATTATACACTCGCTGGGCCAGTCGCTCCGGAGACCCAACAATTTTGCGTGTATCCCTCAAAGCAGAAATTCCCATGGAAAgtgtggtggaaaaaaaaaaacatggagcgCAATCTTCAATTCTTCCATTTTCagggactcttttttttttttttatccgtctTTTCAAAACCGTGGCTTCTTCTGTCTCTTTCAGGCCCACGCTCTACGTGGGGAAACTGGACTCCCACCTCTATGCTTTGCCTTCCTTCGTTCACCAAGGATTCTCCTTAGTGGTGAGTTCCAAATGTATTTTCCGTGATCATTCCAGCCAAGTTTTGCTCCCAGTCTGTAATAGGATATCACATGTGCGGCGAGACCATTCACTGGCCACTTCTTCTTCCCACGGCAGCCTCGGGGTCTGACCCTGGGCCGGATTGAAGGTCCTGAGACGGCCGGTGTGACGCTCAGCGGGCAAGGGGAGTGCTTGATCATCCCGTCCACCGACGTGCGCTATCCTCCAGGGAGCAGCAACAGCCCTCAAAACCACTGGTTGTTAATAGGTACTCACACACACCGAGCCCCAACTGGACTGAACCAAGTGGTGGTTAGTTGCGGCGGGAAATGATTGACATTCATATTAACCATTTAGATTAGCTCAATTGGGAAAATGCCATGTTTCACAGGCCACCACGAGATCCCGCCAGTAGCACATACCACCATGTTAAGGGAATCGCGGCTCAGCCTGCCCTTCCCCAGTGAAGCCGTCATCCCCCCTCGACCTTCTGCCCCGCCATCCTCGCGCACCACCAGCTACAACCAAAACGTGAGCCCTTTCAAGTCCTTGGGCAAGATCTTCCATCTCCTTTGTTTCAtgtcgctgtcatcctccagttTCGGTTGGTAGGCCAAAGCGATGGCGAAGGAGCCGTCGACGAGAGAGAATCGGCAGGAGCCCAGAAGTCGATCGGCGTGCGTTCCGTCTACATGACGCAGGACTGCTTGGCTCTGACTGTGTTGACCGTGCTGCTGGGAGGCTGGTTGGCATTCGCCTTCACGTACACGGTGAGTCGAGAACGCTCGGCCGCTTATTCGTTTTATTGAGGACATCGCGAAGGGGACATTTTGTGCTTCTCACTAGCGAGCGGCCAAGAAGCTGAAAGCTCTGCAGGAGCAGCTCCAGGAAACGTTTGAATCTCCCTGCGTCCAGTCCACACAGACCACCAACACGCCGACACCGACTTTCAGCTCCTCCGACTCGGAACTTTCTACCAACACGAGCGTCTCCACTGGTTCGTTCATTTTGTCACCGTAGCATATTTTTGAGCGCACACGTTCACGATGGCCTGAATAAAACTTCAAGGTCGCTGGTTGGCTTCTGTGCAGGTTCTCAGCATGCATCGGAAGATCTTGTTGTAATGCCTTCTTCCCTTGACAGCAGCACAACCTCAAGTATGGATGAACTTTATTTTCTTTCCATCCTGCAAATAAAGTTGATTCATTGCCGCTGATTTTCGGTCTACAGAAAACAGCGAGGAGGTGCACTTGGGTAAAATCTCCTTCACCACATCCGAGGCCCTCGGTCGCGGCAGCTCGGGAACGTTCGTCTTCAGGTAGGTTTAAAAGTGTGCCCACCGAGACACGGAGGTCATCACGATTTGACCTCGTACCGTACGCAGGGGCAACTTCGACGGACGGCGTGCGGCGGTGAAGCGAATCCTCCCCGAGTGTTTCGATGTGGCAGAGAGGGAAGTGCAGCTCCTGCGACAGTCCGACACGCATCCCAACGTCATCAGGTACTTCTGCACGGAGAGGGACAACCTCTTTAAGTACATCGCCATCGAGCTGTGCGCCGCCACCGTGCAGCAggtcagtgatttttttttttttattgcttgctgtcactttaaatttaaaatataaaatggtATCGCTGACGTGTATCTTTTTCAACGTTATTGTTTGCAGTATGTGGAGGATCCATCCAATTTTCCCAACCTGAGTCCGATTATGTTGTTGGAGCAGACCATGTGTGGCCTCTCACACCTCCACTCGCTCAATATAGGTTTGCGACACACGTACACAAAGTCTCAAATATGTAACAcctacattttttttacatttgtgttTATTGCTAAGTTGCTCTGAAATTTATTCAATTGCATTAAAAAGACTCAAAAAGTCTTGAACTTAAACCCAGAATGTCAACTTTGAATATGAAGTTAGCAAAACGATCGTTTTTCTGCTCCTTCATCCAGTACATCGAGACCTGAAGCCTCGAAATATCCTGATCTCATTTCCCTGCGCTTCGGGTAAAGTCCGAGCTCTCATTTCCGACTTTGGGCTGTGCAAAAAGATCCAAGATGGTCAGAGCAGCTTCTCGTTGCGTTCGGGCGTGTTGGGCACGGAAGGCTGGATTGCTCCCGAGCTACTGGAAAACATTCCTGGCAGCAAGCCGGTGAGTCTCTCGTGTTAGCTGTGTTGACTTTTCCTCGACTGACCGTCGTTTCTCTTTAGACCGCCGCTGTGGATATCTTCTCCGCCGGCTGCGTCTTCTACTACGTGGTCAGCGGGGGGAAGCACCCGTTTGGCGAGACTCTGATGCGGCAAATGAACATCCTGTCTGGAAACTATTCACTTTCGCAATTCATGGATACCATACACGGTGAGGATGGATGGCGTGAGCGTGTCTATGCTGCTTTTTGGGAAACCTAGTCTAAAATTGTTTTTATGCTGATTTAGTAAAAACACACTGGATAACTTTTTACTGTCCCTCGATGTGTTCACAGtaaacaaatcttttttttttttcccaaacaacCTTAAGATGTTGCTCTCCGTAGTAAATGAATAATttccaagggaaaaaaaatgtctctttGCTTCCTGTTCTTAATCATTCAAAGTTGTTCTCAAACCCAACAGGTGAGCTGCTAACTTGTGGTCAACAGTGGAATTACACCATCATAAAAAATCTAAttatttgtacaaaaaaaaaaagacagaacagcGTTGCATCAATGCAACGTTGatttgaatgtttatttttttttaagtgacgtcAAATGTTGTGAAGGTCATTGAACGATGATGCCAGTCCATTGACTAAGCTGCAGCAATGTTGTGCCTCAACAGAAGACGTTGTGGCCGAGGACCTGATCAAGCAGATGATCAGCGCGGAGGCGGAGTTTCGGCCCTCGTCTGTCGGCGTGCTCAAGCATCCGTTCTTCTGGAGCCCTGAGAAACAGCTGCTTTTCTTCCAAGTCAGTCGCCTCACTCACTCTTTACTCACTCGTTTGTGTTGAGTCATGTCTGAAAACTAAAAGCATTTGGAAACTAGCAACTGGCTTTTAGTTCCTGCATAAAAACCTGCTCGCAAAAATCTTTCCAGACAGTTTTGCAAAACAAGCCACTTTGTTTCCAGTCCACAGGCAAGCAGTAAATTTTCTTGTTTACTATTTTCAATTGCTGTCGGCTGCAAAAATGCATGTAAAAAGTACATCAAAATCCAGAAGTTCTCTGGAACCAAattttaaaatacaattttcTCAATTAGTTGtgtgtattttattatttcacCTAGGATGTAAGCGACCGCATTGAGAACGAACCAGTCGATAGTGAGATCGTGTGGAACCTTGAAAGTGAGTGCCGAGTCGTGGTGCGGAGCAACTGGAGGCTGCACATTTCTACACCTCTGCAGACTGGTAAGGAGGATGCACAATAAAAACACACTCAGGGACACTTGTGTCATTCATAAATCATTTTTGGAAcacaatgccttttttttttttttccccgatgcAGATTTGAGGCGGTTCAGGACGTACAAAGGCAGCTCGGTGCGAGACCTGCTGAGGGCCATGAGGAATAAGGTCAGCCTGCGTTATCCCGacgcactttttttgtttttttaaaaatcaatttatTTGAATTGTATTCATTCGTGGTTCCACAGAAGGCTCACTACCACCAGCTGCCGCCCGAAGTGCAGTACAGTCTCGGCGAGCTGCCCGACGGCTTTGTGCGCTACTTCACCAACCGCTTCCCAAAGTTgctgatgcacacacacacttcgctGCAGGCCTACGCCAACGAGAAACTCTTTCACCCCTACTACATGCCTCCTGGCGCCAAGTAGCAGCCATCTCACTCCTCCTTATTGCTTTTGTAAAGCTGTCACTGTTTTTAGATACACCTTAAGATATACCTTGGCttgatttgtgtatttattattttttgacaGACTTGAGAAAGGACGCGTGCTTCTGATAAAGGCTTTTATGGAAGAAAAAGTTCATGCACTCCTAAAGGTAGCGACACTGACTGGCAACGCACAAAGTCAAATAAATCTCCATTGATAACCACTGTACTCTACATGACATATTTATACGCTTATCTTTATTGATTTGATCTGCTGTAGAAACAATGCTGAGATTTCCTGATTTTCTAAATTAAATCTCGACTTTGATTGCGCCTAAGAttgaagtgtattttttttggtcCTTTTGTAAATATTAATAATTTTATATGATAAATTTTGTAACATTTAGCGTTGAGATTTAAGCATCAaacttacttttaaaatgatCTTATGTGTATTCTGTCGTTTTAAAGTTAACACAGAATTTGCTGGTGCAGCCAACATGATTTATTTTCACATGGAGTTAATGGAAATGTCTCCAGACGTCCTCCTAAACAAATGAAGTCATTCGGTGAGCAGTAAACAGGCAGTCAATTTTCTTCAATGAGTATTTTTACAAACTACGTCACTTAACCCAGATCATCATACAagtatgacccccccccccaccccccgattATTTTTACCACAGCTCAGGGAAACAAAAGTGTTTAACAGAATTTTACTCGCTTGTTATGTAAATATCGTAAAACACgacgggatttaaaaaaaaaaaaacgttttagaAACATTTAAAATTTTCTTAAGGTCCGGTTTAGTAACATGTTGCACTACTTCATGCTGACCAGCAGAGGGCAATGTTTCACTcttcataaaaaacaaaacacgaggGAGTTATCCAGGAGCATTTCACGGCCTAATCGTCTACTAATGGACGGTCGAATTGTTATTTTATACAATTATGTGGGTCGccattttctttgtatgtctgtGTAGTGTGTGTATGGACTAATTAGAGAGTTCAACAGTGTCTCCAGTCAAAAAAGCCTCATGGGGAGCCATCTTGTTAACCGCAGTAAGAAGGTAAGCCACAGACACACCACCAAAAAATGCACTGTTGCTGTAATAGTTCTTAAGTTAACGACCATCTAAATAAGAAGTTCTGCGGCCTGCAAACATAAGTAAAGTATTTTTGCACTTTTACGTCA comes from the Syngnathus scovelli strain Florida chromosome 5, RoL_Ssco_1.2, whole genome shotgun sequence genome and includes:
- the ern2 gene encoding serine/threonine-protein kinase/endoribonuclease IRE1, which translates into the protein MGALGRLLLCLLILSGEVTITQVEGVKVVTRPESLLFVSTLDGNLHAVSKKTGDIKWTLREDPVILVPINITEPSFLPDPNDGSLYILGGKHKEGLMKLPFTIPELVQSAPCRSSDGILYTGKKQDVWFVVDPETGAKQTILTTSSSDSLCVNTSLLYIGRTEYVVTMFDTTKQELQWSITYNDYSALPYDDEQDYRMAHLVSSGNGLVVTVDRESGDVLWSQDYGAPVVRVYLYSGDSLRHTPHLSLAVETLRFLTFSSVADERTAVHSVLKWRYQFVKEEANAQTLLVPTLYVGKLDSHLYALPSFVHQGFSLVPRGLTLGRIEGPETAGVTLSGQGECLIIPSTDVRYPPGSSNSPQNHWLLIGHHEIPPVAHTTMLRESRLSLPFPSEAVIPPRPSAPPSSRTTSYNQNFRLVGQSDGEGAVDERESAGAQKSIGVRSVYMTQDCLALTVLTVLLGGWLAFAFTYTRAAKKLKALQEQLQETFESPCVQSTQTTNTPTPTFSSSDSELSTNTSVSTGSQHASEDLVVMPSSLDSSTTSKNSEEVHLGKISFTTSEALGRGSSGTFVFRGNFDGRRAAVKRILPECFDVAEREVQLLRQSDTHPNVIRYFCTERDNLFKYIAIELCAATVQQYVEDPSNFPNLSPIMLLEQTMCGLSHLHSLNIVHRDLKPRNILISFPCASGKVRALISDFGLCKKIQDGQSSFSLRSGVLGTEGWIAPELLENIPGSKPTAAVDIFSAGCVFYYVVSGGKHPFGETLMRQMNILSGNYSLSQFMDTIHEDVVAEDLIKQMISAEAEFRPSSVGVLKHPFFWSPEKQLLFFQDVSDRIENEPVDSEIVWNLESECRVVVRSNWRLHISTPLQTDLRRFRTYKGSSVRDLLRAMRNKKAHYHQLPPEVQYSLGELPDGFVRYFTNRFPKLLMHTHTSLQAYANEKLFHPYYMPPGAK